DNA sequence from the Geobacter sp. AOG2 genome:
CCGGACGAGGACTATCGTCTGCCGGTCGCCGCGGTTTCCGAAACCATCCTGGTCGGTCTCCACCCCTGCGACCTGCAGGGGATCGCTTATCTGGACAAGGTGTTCATGGGCGACAGGATCGACCCCCTGTACCATGCCAGACGGACGGCACTGACCTTAATCGGCCTTTCCTGCGAGCCTGACGAAAATTGTTTTTGCGGTGATCTTTCAGCGGCTGAAACCCATGGCTGCGACCTGTTCATGCGTCAGCTCCCCGATGGGTTCAGTCTCAGGGACAACACCCCAAAAGGCACGGCAATTCTGAACAGGCTGACCCCGATCCTGGCGGAAGGCGAACCTCCAGAGGCCGCTTCCCGGACGTGCGCCATGGCGGCAGCAATACAGCAGGCATCAGCCCGGGGCGAGACCTATGGAGAAAGCGCGCTGTGGGACGAATTTGCCGGACGCTGCCTCTCCTGCGGCGCCTGTTCCCTCTGCTGCCCGACCTGCTATTGCTTTGACGTTCGGGAATACGGGGCACTGGACGGAGAAACAACAATGCGGCTGCGCGAATGGGACAACTGCCTCTTCAAGGACCATGGCGAGGTGGCCGGCGGCTTCAATTTCCGCAAGAGCCGCCAGGAACGGTTCCAGTACCGCTATCGGCACAAATATCTCGGTTTCGGTCCGACGCGCGGCATCGTATCCTGTGTCGGCTGTGGCCGCTGCCGTGTAGTCTGCCCGGTTGGAATCGACCTGCTGGAGCTATTCAAGGAACATGACGATGAGAAACGACCGTGATCCGACCATTGCCCCGCTCCCGGCGACCATAATTGGGCTTAAGACCTTGTCCGCCGATACGGCACTGTTCAGGCTGACCCTGGAGAACAGTGAGGGCGACCGGTTCGACTTCAACCCCGGTCAATTCATCCAGCTCTCGGTACCTTCGGGCGGCGAGGTCCCCATCTCCCTCGCCGGTCCGCCGCGGCTCCATAACAGCTTCGAGGTGTGCGTCAGGCGGGTCGGGCACGTAACCGACATGTTGCATCGCCTCCTCCCAGGCGACCGGCTGGGGGTTCGGGGGCCATTCGGCAATGGGTTTCCACTGGGCGAATGGACCGGTCGCAACATCCTGCTGATCGCCGGTGGTCTGGGCATTGCCCCCCTCCGCTCGCTGCTTTATGCACTTCTGATGCAAAGGGAAGGGTTCGGAGAAATCACCCTGATGTACGGTGCCCGGGAACCGTCCGCCATTCTGTTCAAGGAGGAACTGGCTGAATTGAGCGGCCGCCGGGACATGCACCTCTTTCTGACCGTGGATTTTGCCCAGGAGGAATCCCCCAGCGGCTTGGCCTGCAACACCGGCCTTCTGCCGACGCTTCTCAGGGGGGTTAATTTCGGCACGACAAACACCGTTGCCGCCGTTTGCGGTCCACCCGCACTCTATCGATGCATCCTGGAAGAGTTGCAGGAACTTGGCATTCCTGCCGAACACATCTACCTTTCCCTGGAACGAAGAATGAAATGCGGGGTCGGGCTTTGTTGCCACTGTGCCGTCGGGGATCTCTTCTGCTGTAGCGACGGCCCGGTCTTTAGCTACAGCCAACTCAAAGGGATCAGCGGTGCCATATGAAGAAGCCTGCCATCGCCATAGCCGGGCTGACCGCCTGTTCCGGTTGCCAATTGACCCTCCTGAACTGCGAGGAGGAGTTGCCGGAGATCGCTCAGCGTTTCATCATCGATTATTTCCCTCTGGGGCTTACCGAACGGGCCATTACCGGCCCCATCGACGTGGCTTTCGTGGAGGGGGCCGTTTCCACTCCGTCCGACCTGGAAATTCTCATGAAATTGCGTAACTGCAGCCGCAGCCTCGTGGCCTTGGGCACCTGCGCCCTTTGGGGCGGGATTGCGGCCATGAAGAACCAGGAATCGAGAAAAGATCTTGCCAAAACGGTGTACGGCTTTGCCGCCGATGACCTGAAAAGTTTTAACCCGCAGCCGTTACATCGCTTTGTCAAGGTCGACTTTGCCATTACCGGTTGCCCGCCCGAAAAGGGAGAACTCCTGACAACCCTTGCCGCGCTGCTCCGTGGCACCTTCCCCGTGTTCCCCCGCTACCCGGTCTGTTCCGAGTGTCGTAGTCGGGAAAACCTCTGCCTCCTCATCGAACGGGACAAAATGTGCCTTGGGCCGCTCGTTCAGGCCGGGTGCAATGCCAGGTGCCCGGCTGTGGGGATCGGGTGCGAGGGGTGCCGGGGACCGGTGACCGAGGCCAATGTGGCAGCGGAGATGGAACTGCTTCTGAAGAAGGGGTTCTCACGAGACGAGATCGTCAGCCGCATGCAGCGTTTTTACCCGGAGTGGGACTATGAACAGAGTTCTTGAGATCCGACCGCTTACCCGCGTCGAGGGACACGGACGCATCGAAGTTCGCTTTGCGGGGACGAAAGCAGAGATGGTCTCGCTCTCGTTCTTCGAGGCGCCCCGTTTCTTCGAGGCCCTTCTCAAGGGGAAGAGCTATGAAGAGGTGCCGGAGATCATCTGCCGTATCTGCTCGCTCTGCTCCACGGTCCACCGCATATGTTCACTCTTCGCCATAGAAAAAGCCTTGGATATCCGGGTGTCCGAGCAGGTCGGACTCTACCGGGAACTCATCCTTCATGGCGGACACATTCAAAGCCACGCCCTCCATCTCTTCTGCCTGGTACTCCCCGACTGTTTCGCTGTCGATGGCATCTCCGGCCTGGCCGACAAGGCCCCGCAGGAATTGAAAAGGGGGCTGCACATCAAGGCGGCCGGGAACCTGATCCAGGAAATCGTCGGCGGCAGGACCATTCACCCGGTCACCCTCGTCCCCGGCGGCATGGGGAAACCGGTAAGCAGGGAAGGTTTGCTGAAGCTGAAGGAGACCCTCCAGGGGGTTCTGCCCGAAACGCGCCGGGCATTCGAATTGTTCCGCTCCTTCCTCCCGAATGGGGAAAAACTGGACACTCCCCGTTATTTGAGCGTGCACCCGGAGGGAGCGTCGCCATTTTTCGGAGACAGCCTGACCATGGGGAATGCCGAAACGATACCTGTCGAGTTATACACGAACCTGCTTCGCGAGAAGATGCCGGAAACCGGTAATGCCAAGGCCGTCCTCGTGAATGAGGAACCCGCGACCGTCGGGGCTCTTGCGAGGCTGAACCTGGGCATGAACCTGACGCCGATGGCGGCTGCGGCTTTTGAAGAATGCAGGATGCTGGTGACGGACGCCGATATCCGCGCCAACAATCTGGCCCAGGCCGTCGAGTTGATC
Encoded proteins:
- a CDS encoding FAD/NAD(P)-binding protein, which produces MRNDRDPTIAPLPATIIGLKTLSADTALFRLTLENSEGDRFDFNPGQFIQLSVPSGGEVPISLAGPPRLHNSFEVCVRRVGHVTDMLHRLLPGDRLGVRGPFGNGFPLGEWTGRNILLIAGGLGIAPLRSLLYALLMQREGFGEITLMYGAREPSAILFKEELAELSGRRDMHLFLTVDFAQEESPSGLACNTGLLPTLLRGVNFGTTNTVAAVCGPPALYRCILEELQELGIPAEHIYLSLERRMKCGVGLCCHCAVGDLFCCSDGPVFSYSQLKGISGAI
- a CDS encoding NADH:ubiquinone oxidoreductase — translated: MKKPAIAIAGLTACSGCQLTLLNCEEELPEIAQRFIIDYFPLGLTERAITGPIDVAFVEGAVSTPSDLEILMKLRNCSRSLVALGTCALWGGIAAMKNQESRKDLAKTVYGFAADDLKSFNPQPLHRFVKVDFAITGCPPEKGELLTTLAALLRGTFPVFPRYPVCSECRSRENLCLLIERDKMCLGPLVQAGCNARCPAVGIGCEGCRGPVTEANVAAEMELLLKKGFSRDEIVSRMQRFYPEWDYEQSS
- a CDS encoding Ni/Fe hydrogenase subunit alpha — its product is MNRVLEIRPLTRVEGHGRIEVRFAGTKAEMVSLSFFEAPRFFEALLKGKSYEEVPEIICRICSLCSTVHRICSLFAIEKALDIRVSEQVGLYRELILHGGHIQSHALHLFCLVLPDCFAVDGISGLADKAPQELKRGLHIKAAGNLIQEIVGGRTIHPVTLVPGGMGKPVSREGLLKLKETLQGVLPETRRAFELFRSFLPNGEKLDTPRYLSVHPEGASPFFGDSLTMGNAETIPVELYTNLLREKMPETGNAKAVLVNEEPATVGALARLNLGMNLTPMAAAAFEECRMLVTDADIRANNLAQAVELILAVERSLEIVDILIEADFSREETTGIVPKKGQGIAAVEAPRGVLIHNYSFDDRGICRGADIVTPTVINQAAMERDLIALATHMEGADDEELTGAFERLVRAYDPCISCAVHLLRI
- a CDS encoding 4Fe-4S dicluster domain-containing protein, with protein sequence MTRNLLKHDSVSDFLEILATFGELHGPVLTEDGVTAFRPLGPGIDLFLTYDRTLIPPKKYLLPPRDTVLTFAPDEDYRLPVAAVSETILVGLHPCDLQGIAYLDKVFMGDRIDPLYHARRTALTLIGLSCEPDENCFCGDLSAAETHGCDLFMRQLPDGFSLRDNTPKGTAILNRLTPILAEGEPPEAASRTCAMAAAIQQASARGETYGESALWDEFAGRCLSCGACSLCCPTCYCFDVREYGALDGETTMRLREWDNCLFKDHGEVAGGFNFRKSRQERFQYRYRHKYLGFGPTRGIVSCVGCGRCRVVCPVGIDLLELFKEHDDEKRP